Sequence from the Sanguibacter keddieii DSM 10542 genome:
GGGTCTCGTGGTGCTGGTCGGGGCGACCCACGACGACGGCCCCGAGCAGGTCGCCACGGTGGCCCGCAAGGTCGCCGAGCTGCGCGTCCTCGACGGTGCGGACGGCGCGGAGGTCAGCGTGAGCGACCTCGACGCGCCCGTGATCGTCGTCAGCCAGTTCACGCTCTACGCCGACACCCGCAAGGGGCGGCGCCCGTCGTGGAACGCCGCGGCCCCCGGGCCGGTCGCCGAGCCGCTGGTCGCGGCCGTGGTCGACGCGCTGCGCGAGCGTGGGCTCACCGTCGGGACGGGGCGCTTCGGCGCGGACATGCAGGTCGAGCTCGTCAACGACGGGCCCATGACGATCGTGGTCGACGCATGAGCGCGGGCAGCGTCGCACAGGGGGGCGCAGAGGGCCGTCCGCTGACCGTCGGGCTGGTCATCGACGACTCCCTCGACCGGCCCGACGGCGTGCAGCAGCACGTGCTCACCCTGGGGGAGTGGCTGAGCGCGCAGGGGCACACGGTCCACTACCTCACGAGCACCACGGTCCGCACGGACCGGCCGCGCATGCACTCGCTCGCCAAGAACCTGCGGCTGCGCTTCAACGGCAACCGGCTCGGCGTTCCGCTGCCCGCTCCGGCCGCCGGGATCACGACGCTGCTCGACGAGGTCGACTTCGACGTGCTGCACGTCAACATGCCCTACAGCCCGCTGCTCGCCGGGCGTGTGGTGAGCCGGGCGCGGGCCGGGACGACGGTCGTGGGGACCTTCCACATCCTGCCGTGGACCTGGCTCACCCGGTGGGGCGCACGCGGTCTCGGACTGGTGCAGCGGCGCCAGCTGCGACGGTTCTCCCGGGTGATCGCGGTGTCCACGCCGGCCGCGGCCTTCGCGGCCGAGGCGCTGCGCGTCGAGCCGGTGGTCATCGGCAACCCCGTCGACGTCACCCGGTTCACCCGGGCGCGCGACGCCGAGCTCGCCCGCTGGGAGCCGTCCGACGCCGACCCGGTGCGCATCGTGTTCCTCGGGCGGCTCGTCGAGCGCAAGGGAGCCGGCGAGCTGCTGCGCGCGGTGGCCCGCGCACGGTCGCTCACCCAGGTCCCCGTCGAGGTGGTGGTCGGCGGCACCGGACCGCTCCGTGAGGAGCTCGAGTCCTACGTCGCGACCGCCGGGCTCGAGGGCGTGAGCTTCATCGGCTTCGTCGACGAGGACGACAAGGCGGCGCTGCTGGCCGGCGCCGACGTGGTCGCCCTCCCGTCGACGGGCGGTGAGAGCTTCGGCATCAGCGTCGTCGAGGCCCTCGCGGCCAGCCGCGGCGTGGTCCTCGCCGGGGACAACCCCGGCTACCGGACGGTGATGGAGGGGCTCGAGGACCAGCTCGTCGACGCGACCGACACCGAGACCTTCGCCGCGCTCCTCGCCCGCCACGTCGGCGACGCGGCGGCGCGGACCGCGGCGAGCGCCCGGCAGGTCGAGCACGCCGGCCGCTTCGACGTCGACGTCATCGGCGCGCAGGTCGTCGAGGTCTACCGGGCGTAGGCGGAGCCGTCAGCGTCTCGCAGCGCCGAGCTCGTGACTTCGGAGCGAGTTCGATACCTCTGAGGCACGAACTCGCTCCGTACGCACGATCTCGCTCCGGCTCACGACCCGGTGAGGAGGCGGCAGGCTGCGGTCGTGCAGCCTCAGGCCGCCAGGTGCTCGACGCAGCGGTCTGCTGCCCAGCCGGCCCACACGTCGGCCGGGACGAGGACGTCGTCGGTCGGGGTGACCGAGGTGGTCTTGTCCGTGAGGATCGGTGCGTCGCAGACGGTGCCCTCGGCGCTGGTGAAGGTGCAGCGTGCCCCGGCGACCTTGGCGAAGAACTCCTCGGTGAGCAGCGTGCCGTCGACGACGGTCGCGATGGGGGACACCGGGATCTCGGACGGGCCGTGCTCGGCCTGCGCGAAGGTCTCGTCGGTGAGCCCGGTGCCGTCGAGGACGATGCGGACCTCGTAGCGTCCGGGCTGCGCGGGGTCGTGCTCGGCGATCTCCTCGGCGGCGGCCTCCGGGTCCTCCCAGACGCCGAGCGGGACGACGACGTCCCCGGTGATGCGGTCGACGACGACGTGGAGCTGGTGCGAGACGGTCATGGTGCGGCGGGTCTCCGTGATCCGGGGGCGGGGGCGCCCCCATCATCCCACCGCGGGCCCGCAGCAGCACGACCGCGGGCGAGGCCGTCCGGGGCGACCCTGAGACGGGCCTGGTCAAGATCCGGGGTGGACCAGGGGGATGCCGGATGGGCGGCGCGACCCCACGGTGGAAGGCTCGAGGCATGAGCGCAGACTGGTCCGAGAGCGGACAGACCCAGACCCCAGCACCCACCCCGACCCCCACCCAGCGGTTCTTCGCCTGGACCCGCCGGCTCGGCATCGTCCGGCCCGCCGGCGGGCGCGTCCTCGGCGGCGTCGCCGCGGCCCTCGCGCAGAAGGTGGGCATCGGCGCGGGGTGGATGCGCCTGATCCTCGTCGGCCTGGTGCTGTTCGTCGGGCTGAGCCTCTGGTTCTACGCGATCGCGTGGGCGCTGCTCCCCGACGAGCGCACCGGCACCATCCCGCTCGAGCGCTGGATCAGCTGAGCGAGCGGTCCGGCCGGACGGGCGAGGGCGAGCAGGAGTCGGGCCGGGTCGAGTCGGCGGTTCGGGTGGTCAGGACGTGGTGAAGTCCGCCTAGCAGACGGTTCGATGTGCGACGTGGGCCCTATGTCCTATAGTGGACCGTTCGCTCTGCACCGGTCGTGACCCGACGAGGTGCCCACCGCCTGACGACGCCCAGCGAGGTGCGTCGGATCTCCAGGAAGAGGCCGAACACGTGTCCGACCAGACCTACCGCATCATCGCGATCGCCGTGTACATGGCGGCGATGCTCGTCATCGGGTATCTCGCCTTCCGCAAGACGGACGACCTCGACGACTACATGCTCGCCGGTCGCAGGCTCCGCCCGACCACGGCAGCGCTCAGCGCCGGTGCCTCGGACATGTCGGGATGGCTGCTCATGGGCCTGCCCGGTGCGATCTACGCCTTCGGGCTGGTCGAGGCCTGGATCGCGATCGGGTTGACCGTCGGCGCCTGGCTCAA
This genomic interval carries:
- a CDS encoding PspC domain-containing protein, encoding MSADWSESGQTQTPAPTPTPTQRFFAWTRRLGIVRPAGGRVLGGVAAALAQKVGIGAGWMRLILVGLVLFVGLSLWFYAIAWALLPDERTGTIPLERWIS
- the dtd gene encoding D-aminoacyl-tRNA deacylase, with translation MRAVLQRASRARVTVDGEELASFDRQGLVVLVGATHDDGPEQVATVARKVAELRVLDGADGAEVSVSDLDAPVIVVSQFTLYADTRKGRRPSWNAAAPGPVAEPLVAAVVDALRERGLTVGTGRFGADMQVELVNDGPMTIVVDA
- a CDS encoding glycosyltransferase family 4 protein, with amino-acid sequence MSAGSVAQGGAEGRPLTVGLVIDDSLDRPDGVQQHVLTLGEWLSAQGHTVHYLTSTTVRTDRPRMHSLAKNLRLRFNGNRLGVPLPAPAAGITTLLDEVDFDVLHVNMPYSPLLAGRVVSRARAGTTVVGTFHILPWTWLTRWGARGLGLVQRRQLRRFSRVIAVSTPAAAFAAEALRVEPVVIGNPVDVTRFTRARDAELARWEPSDADPVRIVFLGRLVERKGAGELLRAVARARSLTQVPVEVVVGGTGPLREELESYVATAGLEGVSFIGFVDEDDKAALLAGADVVALPSTGGESFGISVVEALAASRGVVLAGDNPGYRTVMEGLEDQLVDATDTETFAALLARHVGDAAARTAASARQVEHAGRFDVDVIGAQVVEVYRA